The following are encoded in a window of Wolbachia endosymbiont (group B) of Hofmannophila pseudospretella genomic DNA:
- the tatC gene encoding twin-arginine translocase subunit TatC: MNENSQKYASFYEHFAELRKRVIFCFLFFCVTFGFCYYFKENIYRFLLAPLIEVTKDSNDFSLIYTDLTEAFFVYLRVAIMSALLFSFPVFAWQFYIFLAPGLYKRERAVLLPYLIATPVLFVTGAAVVYYYIFPLAWKFFIAFEHSGKSFGIPIEFMPSVSEYLDLVLQFMFAFGTAFQIPVILTLMVRVGLITAQSLSNKRRIAIVVIFIIAAILTPPDVLSQVGLAIPMLVLYELSILICRYIEKKAKD; this comes from the coding sequence ATGAACGAAAACTCACAAAAATATGCTTCATTTTATGAGCACTTTGCGGAACTTAGAAAAAGAGTTATTTTTTGCTTTCTATTTTTTTGTGTTACCTTCGGGTTTTGTTACTACTTTAAAGAAAATATATACCGCTTTTTACTTGCACCTTTAATAGAAGTTACAAAAGATAGCAATGATTTTTCTCTAATCTATACAGACTTAACAGAAGCGTTTTTTGTATATCTCAGGGTTGCAATAATGAGTGCACTGTTGTTTTCTTTTCCTGTGTTTGCATGGCAATTCTACATATTTCTAGCACCTGGCTTATATAAGAGAGAAAGGGCAGTGTTATTGCCATACTTAATTGCAACACCGGTTTTGTTTGTAACGGGAGCCGCTGTAGTTTACTACTACATATTTCCCTTAGCCTGGAAATTTTTTATTGCTTTTGAACATAGCGGTAAATCTTTCGGTATACCGATAGAGTTTATGCCTTCAGTTAGTGAATATTTAGACCTTGTTCTCCAGTTTATGTTTGCATTTGGCACTGCATTCCAAATTCCAGTCATACTCACTTTAATGGTAAGAGTAGGGCTAATCACTGCACAAAGTTTGTCAAATAAACGCAGAATTGCAATAGTGGTAATTTTCATTATTGCCGCAATCTTAACTCCACCTGATGTTCTGAGCCAAGTGGGGCTTGCAATTCCTATGCTGGTGTTATATGAGCTGTCTATCCTGATATGTAGATATATTGAGAAGAAAGCAAAGGATTGA
- the gap gene encoding type I glyceraldehyde-3-phosphate dehydrogenase gives MTIRVGINGLGRIGRSVLRAIFEVENYSEQIEVVAVNGSLSAEQHAHLIKYDSVHGKFSGDIGFNESENWLSINGRKFSLYRERGPENIPWNVDVVLECTGAFNKRAEAAKHNAERVIVSAPVSDADVTIIYGVNNDILKKEHKVISAGSCTTNCLAPIVQVLHSNLGIKSGFMTTIHAYTNDQNILDGNHRDLRRARACGLSMVPTTTGAAKTIGSVIPQLKGKLDGTAIRVPVSNVSMVDFKFLADKRATTKEINEIFKNSANHVFSVCNEPLVSIDFVHNPYSAIVDLAGTYVTGDICRVAAWYDNEWAFSLRMLDIALL, from the coding sequence ATGACAATTCGTGTAGGAATTAATGGTCTTGGTAGAATAGGCAGAAGTGTATTGCGTGCTATTTTTGAAGTAGAAAACTATAGCGAGCAAATAGAAGTTGTGGCGGTAAATGGGTCGCTCAGTGCTGAGCAGCATGCACATTTGATTAAATATGACTCTGTTCATGGTAAATTCAGTGGTGATATTGGTTTTAACGAGTCTGAAAATTGGCTATCTATAAATGGCAGGAAATTTTCTTTATATAGAGAACGTGGCCCTGAAAATATTCCTTGGAATGTTGATGTAGTACTTGAATGCACTGGTGCATTCAACAAGCGTGCGGAAGCAGCAAAGCATAATGCAGAGAGAGTAATTGTCTCTGCTCCAGTTTCAGATGCTGACGTAACCATAATTTACGGCGTAAATAACGATATACTAAAAAAGGAGCATAAGGTGATCTCAGCAGGCTCTTGTACTACAAACTGTCTGGCTCCGATTGTACAAGTTTTACACTCCAATTTAGGTATAAAAAGCGGTTTTATGACCACTATACATGCCTATACGAATGATCAAAATATTCTTGATGGCAACCATAGAGACTTACGCAGGGCAAGAGCTTGTGGCCTTTCTATGGTGCCAACTACAACCGGAGCGGCAAAAACAATTGGTTCTGTCATTCCTCAGTTAAAGGGTAAACTAGATGGTACTGCTATTAGAGTTCCGGTTAGCAACGTTTCTATGGTTGATTTTAAATTTTTAGCTGATAAGAGAGCAACAACTAAGGAAATAAACGAAATATTTAAGAATTCAGCAAATCATGTGTTTTCCGTATGTAACGAGCCTTTAGTTTCAATAGACTTTGTCCATAACCCTTATAGTGCAATTGTGGATTTAGCTGGTACATATGTCACAGGTGATATCTGTAGAGTTGCAGCATGGTATGACAATGAATGGGCTTTTTCATTGAGAATGTTAGACATAGCGTTATTGTAA
- a CDS encoding peroxiredoxin yields MNLVTKSAIDFTASAVLANGKIVDDFCLSKHIKDKYAVLFFYPLDFTFVCPTELISFSNKIEDFSKRNVEVIGISIDSKFSHYKWRNTPVNDGGIGEVSYTLVSDIKKSISRDYGVLYDDSIALRATFVIDDKFVVRHQSINDFPLGRNVDEFIRIIDAIKHNEEHGEVCPAGWKKGKPAMQASDEGVADYLNSHSAEL; encoded by the coding sequence ATGAATCTTGTAACAAAATCCGCTATCGATTTTACTGCTTCGGCTGTTCTCGCTAATGGAAAAATAGTTGATGATTTCTGTTTAAGTAAACATATAAAGGATAAGTATGCTGTCCTTTTTTTCTATCCACTTGATTTTACTTTTGTCTGTCCAACTGAGTTGATATCATTTAGCAACAAAATAGAAGATTTTTCAAAACGTAATGTTGAAGTGATAGGAATAAGTATAGATTCAAAATTTTCACACTATAAATGGCGAAACACTCCAGTTAATGATGGTGGTATTGGAGAGGTTAGCTACACTTTAGTGTCTGATATCAAAAAGTCTATATCAAGAGACTATGGGGTCTTATATGATGACTCAATTGCACTAAGAGCAACTTTTGTTATTGATGATAAATTTGTTGTGCGTCATCAATCGATAAATGATTTTCCTTTAGGACGTAATGTCGATGAGTTTATTAGAATTATTGATGCAATAAAACATAATGAAGAGCATGGTGAAGTATGTCCAGCAGGGTGGAAAAAAGGCAAGCCTGCGATGCAGGCAAGCGATGAAGGAGTGGCTGATTATCTAAACTCACACAGTGCAGAATTGTAA
- the trxB gene encoding thioredoxin-disulfide reductase, which produces MQNCKLSTKVLIIGSGAAGYAAAIYAARANLEPIVVTGMQPGGQLTITTDVENYPGFVSIQGPELMEQKRLHAEKVGARVINDEIKSVEQLEDSNEYRFRSCGNVSDYYSNAIIIAAGAQAKWLGLESEKKFQGYGVSACATCDGAFFRNKVVAVIGGGNTAVEEAIFLTRFAKEVILIHRRDKLRAEKVMQDRLFKNDKIKVIWNHTVEQILGEENPKKVTGITIKSTDINKTQELKVDGVFIAIGHAPNTGIFKGFVEMDQQGYIITKPGTTLTSREGVFAAGDVQDKVYRQAVVAAGTGCMAALDAEKFLES; this is translated from the coding sequence GTGCAGAATTGTAAATTGAGTACAAAAGTTCTTATTATTGGATCTGGAGCAGCGGGTTATGCTGCTGCTATATATGCAGCACGTGCAAATTTAGAGCCAATTGTAGTCACAGGAATGCAACCTGGTGGTCAGCTTACAATTACTACGGATGTTGAAAACTATCCAGGTTTTGTTTCTATACAAGGTCCAGAACTCATGGAACAAAAGAGGTTGCATGCAGAGAAGGTGGGGGCAAGGGTAATAAATGACGAAATAAAAAGCGTTGAACAACTTGAGGATTCTAATGAGTATAGATTTAGATCTTGTGGTAATGTTAGTGACTACTATTCGAATGCAATTATAATCGCAGCTGGTGCGCAAGCGAAGTGGCTTGGCCTGGAGAGTGAAAAGAAATTTCAAGGTTATGGGGTTTCAGCATGTGCAACTTGTGATGGCGCATTTTTTCGGAATAAAGTTGTAGCTGTGATTGGTGGTGGAAATACCGCAGTTGAAGAGGCAATATTTTTAACTCGATTTGCTAAAGAAGTTATACTGATACACAGGCGTGATAAGTTAAGAGCAGAGAAAGTAATGCAAGACAGGCTCTTTAAAAATGATAAGATAAAGGTAATATGGAATCATACCGTAGAGCAGATTCTTGGAGAAGAAAATCCTAAAAAAGTTACTGGCATTACAATTAAATCGACAGACATCAATAAAACCCAGGAATTGAAAGTAGATGGAGTGTTCATTGCAATTGGGCATGCACCAAATACAGGTATTTTTAAGGGCTTTGTTGAAATGGACCAGCAAGGTTATATAATTACGAAACCTGGAACAACTCTAACCAGTAGGGAAGGGGTATTTGCCGCTGGTGATGTTCAAGATAAGGTATATCGTCAGGCAGTAGTTGCAGCAGGTACAGGGTGCATGGCTGCACTTGATGCAGAAAAATTTTTGGAATCATAA
- a CDS encoding IS630 family transposase (programmed frameshift) — MALRSKLLDEKVVNLAKEMLKKVRNNAYVSKKLQAVIAGKESSISAVARICKISRTALTEWIKHLKFGRVERLFSPSQRRRKSKLNKNQREQIEIWVERNPNITIKEVQIKISEEFGLNISKSTVHREIQRMKFSYITPRPIHHKQDKNKQEEFKKYFNKIVNSHPEKEVFFDESRFGTHSKIGHGWFKKGVRTQVKMKIGRQNFYIYSAVNPRSGKKISLLAPYVNTDCMNIFLEQMSKDLGTKEAFLVMDCASWHRSKSLKIQENITIIYLPPYSPELNPVERLWQYIKYNTLRNSIYDTIGLLEDVLCNFIVNISSTTIKRVCNVSYLFGQ; from the exons ATGGCATTAAGGTCAAAACTATTAGACGAAAAAGTTGTAAATTTGGCGAAAGAAATGTTAAAAAAGGTCAGAAATAACGCATATGTTTCAAAAAAGTTACAAGCGGTGATAGCAGGAAAAGAAAGTAGTATAAGCGCTGTGGCAAGAATATGTAAAATTTCAAGGACTGCTTTGACTGAATGGATAAAGCATCTAAAATTTGGTAGAGTAGAAAGATTATTTTCCCCGTCTCAGCGGCGAAGAAAAAGCAAATTAAACAAAAATCAACGTGAGCAAATTGAAATATGGGTAGAAAGAAATCCAAATATTACTATTAAGGAAGTGCAAATAAAAATCTCAGAGGAATTTGGCCTAAACATTAGCAAATCAACAGTGCACCGTGAGATACAAAGGATGAAGTTTTCTTACATAACACCGAGGCCAATTCACCATAAACAAGATAAAAACAAGCAAGAAGAGTTTAAAAAATACTTCAATAAAATAGTCAATTCCCACCCTGAAAAGGAGGTA TTTTTTGATGAATCACGATTTGGAACTCATTCAAAAATCGGACACGGATGGTTTAAAAAAGGGGTCAGAACACAGGTTAAAATGAAAATTGGTAGACAAAATTTCTATATCTACAGTGCGGTAAATCCAAGAAGTGGTAAGAAAATTAGCCTACTTGCTCCATATGTAAACACTGATTGTATGAATATATTTCTGGAGCAGATGTCGAAAGATTTAGGCACGAAAGAAGCCTTTCTTGTAATGGATTGTGCAAGTTGGCATAGATCAAAAAGTTTGAAAATTCAGGAAAACATTACCATCATATACTTGCCTCCTTATTCACCGGAACTGAATCCTGTTGAAAGGTTGTGGCAATATATCAAATACAATACTTTACGCAATAGTATCTACGATACCATAGGTTTACTTGAAGATGTTTTGTGTAATTTTATTGTCAATATTTCCAGTACTACTATTAAACGAGTTTGTAATGTTTCTTATTTGTTCGGTCAGTAA
- a CDS encoding magnesium transporter: protein MPKYEELNGTQQGSYDKLQTSIKEGENIINLLTGFSKEDLLKILTTVKCFNSNDQEHTLTLLGYAISLKNSLSSQRYITNILNVAKEKDILEEVLTNANIKIKFPNGQECTLTPLVNAIAINKQKGIQAILDVAERNSILEKVLTTANIKIRPSDGEEHTLTPLDYAISLDNQEASHKSIEAILDAAKNDNMLEKAFANVRKDHLNKTKEVLEILKNQEQDEKEKTKIDGWLEVLKKIISGCESQEQSSVAESSVPQTEGNITKDTVKTTNKPIIIGSVCGAIAALAVGLGLYFSAALPVLPIIGIAVAAAVLVGLVAGGITYVMSKLSENLDIAKVRQGVVDSKG from the coding sequence ATGCCAAAATATGAAGAGTTAAACGGAACACAACAAGGATCATATGATAAGTTACAGACTTCGATAAAAGAAGGTGAGAATATTATTAATCTTCTTACAGGATTTTCAAAAGAGGATTTGCTGAAAATTCTTACTACTGTGAAATGTTTTAATAGCAACGATCAAGAACATACTCTAACACTGCTTGGCTATGCTATAAGTCTTAAGAACTCGTTAAGTAGTCAGAGATATATTACAAATATTCTAAATGTAGCTAAAGAGAAAGATATATTAGAAGAAGTTCTTACTAATGCGAATATAAAGATCAAGTTTCCAAATGGTCAAGAATGTACTTTAACACCACTTGTCAATGCTATTGCTATTAATAAACAGAAAGGCATTCAAGCTATCCTAGATGTAGCTGAAAGAAATAGTATATTAGAAAAAGTTCTTACTACTGCGAATATAAAGATCAGGCCTTCAGATGGTGAAGAACATACTCTAACACCGCTTGACTATGCTATAAGTCTTGATAATCAGGAAGCTAGTCATAAAAGCATTGAAGCTATTCTAGATGCAGCTAAAAATGATAATATGTTAGAAAAAGCTTTCGCTAATGTAAGAAAAGATCATCTTAACAAAACCAAGGAGGTTTTAGAAATATTAAAAAATCAAGAACAAGATGAAAAGGAAAAAACTAAAATTGATGGTTGGCTGGAAGTACTTAAAAAGATCATTTCTGGTTGCGAAAGTCAGGAACAATCTTCAGTAGCTGAAAGCAGCGTACCTCAAACTGAAGGAAATATAACTAAAGATACAGTAAAAACTACTAATAAACCAATAATCATTGGTAGTGTTTGTGGTGCCATAGCTGCATTGGCAGTTGGGTTAGGATTGTATTTTAGTGCTGCATTACCGGTATTGCCTATAATTGGTATAGCTGTAGCTGCTGCTGTATTAGTTGGACTTGTTGCTGGTGGTATTACATATGTAATGTCAAAGCTTAGTGAGAATCTAGATATAGCTAAAGTAAGACAAGGAGTTGTTGATAGTAAGGGGTAA
- a CDS encoding ankyrin repeat domain-containing protein produces the protein MLSQNNVDFGRRVVSDVGLRSQNQTTSGQSTAKLFKAIDDENLENFKQALAEGANVNAFDNGYTSLMTIIVNGDDSPTNLKMMTLLLQHQNLNVNIQETKERNTALHLAFLMENRSFVEILLRHSSIDTNVRNRVLLLKDEYLEPRYDGFRAVFIDNPSYQQCFFYTPQEHIEKIGRIQKKKFSYLTIEIQKAQTGKELLNALSGRKIDQAKILLNQDLNPNCWNRNFNGEIETPLSLIIKSCLQGIIQDNEEVLTKLLKHKELDFSQIKPIPAIERNQWVKQIIERTIKERLTDTIDKKDLDSVKELVKDNCFINHAIVTAALRNVHNLIESIKNYLIEKFPATVEQSSANAHNVAPEINDGLIAQELQRLENLEGELERTKAQLAEKEQELNKVVNERTRDTSKISQLERELRQVRQDNQERIHTFTDQVARLIPKSITDRTNKKHYKLV, from the coding sequence ATGCTTTCGCAAAATAATGTAGATTTTGGAAGAAGGGTTGTTAGTGATGTAGGATTACGATCTCAAAATCAAACAACTTCAGGACAATCAACAGCAAAATTATTTAAAGCTATTGATGATGAAAATTTAGAAAATTTTAAGCAAGCTCTGGCAGAAGGTGCAAATGTTAATGCGTTTGATAATGGATATACATCATTAATGACTATTATCGTGAATGGTGATGATAGTCCTACAAACTTAAAAATGATGACTTTGCTTTTACAGCACCAGAATTTAAATGTTAATATTCAAGAAACTAAAGAACGCAATACAGCTCTACATCTAGCTTTTCTTATGGAAAATAGAAGTTTTGTAGAGATTTTACTGAGACATTCTAGTATTGATACAAACGTGAGAAATAGAGTCCTTCTTCTGAAAGATGAATATCTTGAACCTCGATATGATGGGTTTAGAGCAGTTTTTATAGACAATCCATCTTACCAACAATGTTTTTTTTATACTCCTCAGGAACATATTGAAAAAATAGGGCGAATACAAAAAAAGAAGTTTTCATATCTTACAATAGAAATACAAAAAGCACAAACAGGAAAAGAATTATTAAATGCTCTTTCTGGTAGAAAGATTGACCAAGCAAAAATACTATTAAATCAAGATCTCAACCCTAATTGTTGGAACAGAAATTTCAATGGAGAAATAGAAACACCACTTAGCCTGATTATCAAATCATGTTTACAAGGAATAATACAAGACAACGAGGAAGTATTGACTAAACTTTTAAAACATAAGGAGCTAGATTTTAGTCAAATAAAACCAATACCAGCTATAGAACGAAATCAATGGGTAAAGCAAATAATTGAACGAACTATTAAAGAGCGATTAACTGATACTATTGATAAAAAAGATTTGGATAGTGTGAAAGAATTAGTGAAAGATAACTGTTTCATAAATCATGCAATTGTTACTGCTGCGTTGAGGAATGTTCATAATCTAATCGAATCTATTAAAAATTATCTAATTGAGAAATTTCCTGCAACTGTAGAACAGTCTTCAGCAAATGCACATAATGTTGCTCCGGAAATAAACGATGGGCTTATTGCTCAAGAATTGCAGCGACTTGAAAACCTGGAAGGTGAACTTGAAAGAACAAAGGCTCAACTTGCAGAAAAAGAGCAAGAGCTGAATAAGGTCGTAAACGAAAGAACAAGAGATACTAGCAAAATTTCACAGTTAGAAAGGGAGTTGAGACAAGTAAGGCAGGATAATCAAGAAAGAATTCACACTTTCACTGATCAAGTAGCTCGACTTATACCAAAATCCATTACTGACCGAACAAATAAGAAACATTACAAACTCGTTTAA
- a CDS encoding HK97 family phage prohead protease yields MNKKFLYSPLSIKSIEENGVFSGYASVFNIVDKQNDLILPGAFKNNLNKSQIKLLWQHNPSEPIGNITDICQNDIGLYITAHLLLGIQKAEEAYLMLKTGIINGLSIGYIPIEYDVDHESGVRVLKQVELWEVSLVTFPANLSAQVINVKNHYNEQEMLARAIEKANSVLTNMCIST; encoded by the coding sequence ATGAATAAGAAATTTCTCTATTCACCATTATCAATAAAAAGCATAGAAGAAAACGGAGTATTTTCTGGCTATGCGAGCGTTTTTAATATAGTTGATAAGCAAAATGATCTGATATTGCCTGGAGCATTTAAGAATAACTTAAATAAAAGTCAGATAAAACTTCTTTGGCAGCACAATCCAAGTGAGCCTATAGGTAATATTACAGATATTTGCCAAAATGATATTGGCCTATATATAACTGCACATTTGCTTTTGGGTATTCAAAAAGCAGAGGAAGCATATTTAATGCTCAAAACTGGAATTATTAACGGGCTTTCGATTGGCTATATACCAATAGAGTATGATGTTGATCATGAAAGCGGAGTTCGAGTGTTAAAACAAGTGGAGCTATGGGAAGTTAGTTTGGTCACTTTCCCTGCAAATTTGTCAGCTCAGGTAATCAATGTGAAGAATCATTACAATGAACAAGAAATGTTAGCAAGAGCAATAGAAAAAGCAAATTCTGTGCTTACAAATATGTGTATTTCTACTTAA